One Scleropages formosus chromosome 8, fSclFor1.1, whole genome shotgun sequence DNA window includes the following coding sequences:
- the LOC108941846 gene encoding SH3 and cysteine-rich domain-containing protein 2-like isoform X3, with amino-acid sequence MGTERARADGDERLQRLKRSLSFKSVMRSKSVENFFQRSNSDARLPPDFFTDPPPPSPPFLPGSPLTGGGSPTPSPSLSPNPSLSSQSPCQSSSPSTATKPPDQARPLATHCFQEHVFRRPTYCQLCNNMIVGNSKQGLRCKACKVGAHLWCSSELSQQPCNGKSGAFKRNFSSPLLSNDQLRAAKETSAPQAEPGKGRMDPVYATLRYGTSLAQMSRSSFGSVSESPTCSLDEGGEEKDEGQPPPEDGSFLETADKIDSSPPENEKLESENGVGPKAPKIHSIHTYVALYKFLPQEHNDLELHPGDRVLVIDDSNEEWWKGKCGDKVGFFPANFVQRVRPGERVWRVIQGNHGSREMGQMIVKESQICVGKSEEDSSGFLKVSSGKKRGLVPCDSLEEI; translated from the exons ATGGGGACGGAGAGAGCGAGAGCTGACGGAGACGAGCGG CTGCAGCGCCTGAAGCGCTCCCTGTCGTTTAAGTCCGTCATGCGCAGCAAGAGCGTGGAGAACTTCTTCCAGAGGTCCAACAGCGATGCCCGGCTCCCTCCGGATTTCTTTACCGACCCCCCGCCTCCGTCGCCGCCGTTCCTTCCCGGCTCGCCCCTGACCGGCGGTGGCTCTCCTACTCCGTCCCCCTCCCTCAGTCCCAATCCCTCCCTGTCCTCCCAGTCGCCGTGTCAAAGTTCCTCACCTTCCACGGCAACCAAGCCCCCAGACCAGGCCCGTCCCCTGGCGACGCATTGCTTCCAGGAGCACGTGTTCCGGCGACCGACCTACTGCCAGCTGTGCAACAACATGATTGTCG GGAACTCCAAGCAAGGTCTGCGCTGCAAAGCCTGCAAGGTGGGCGCCCACCTGTGGTGCTCCTCAGAGCTGTCTCAGCAGCCCTGCAACGGGAAG tcCGGAGCATTCAAAAGGAACTTCAGCTCCCCGCTGCTTTCCAATGATCAGCTGCGTGCGGCCAAGGAGACCTCTGCCCCTCAAG CAGAGCCTGGGAAGGGGCGCATGGACCCCGTGTACGCAACCCTGCGCTATGGGACCTCGCTGGCCCAGATGAGCCGCTCGAGCTTCGGCAGCGTGTCCGAGTCGCCTACCTGCAGCTTG GACGAGGGAGGGGAGGAGAAGGATGAAGGCCAGCCACCCCCAGAGGATGGGAGTTTCCTGGAGACAGCAGATAAGATTG ACTCCTCTCCGCCTGAAAATGAGAAGCTGGAATCGGAGAATGGAGTCGGTCCGAAG GCTCCCAAGATCCACTCCATCCACACTTACGTAGCCCTCTACAAGTTCCTGCCGCAGGAGCACAATGACCTGGAGCTGCA TCCTGGCGATCGAGTGCTGGTCATTGACGACTCCAACGAAGAATGGTGGAAG GGGAAGTGTGGAGATAAGGTGGGCTTCTTCCCTGCAAACTTCGTCCAGAGGGTCCGCCCTGGTGAACGGGTTTGGAGGGTCATCCAGGGCAACCATGGCAGCAGAGAGATGGGCCAAATGATCGTGAAAGAGTCCCAG ATCTGTGTGGGGAAAAGTGAGGAAGACAGCAGTGGATTCCTGAAGGTCAGCAGTGGGAAAAAGAGAGGCTTGGTCCCTTGCGACTCGCTGGAGGAAATATGA
- the LOC108941846 gene encoding SH3 and cysteine-rich domain-containing protein 2-like isoform X2 translates to MTEMLEKENEPQKRELERSPSTVSVQPVSKLQRLKRSLSFKSVMRSKSVENFFQRSNSDARLPPDFFTDPPPPSPPFLPGSPLTGGGSPTPSPSLSPNPSLSSQSPCQSSSPSTATKPPDQARPLATHCFQEHVFRRPTYCQLCNNMIVGNSKQGLRCKACKVGAHLWCSSELSQQPCNGKSGAFKRNFSSPLLSNDQLRAAKETSAPQEPGKGRMDPVYATLRYGTSLAQMSRSSFGSVSESPTCSLDEGGEEKDEGQPPPEDGSFLETADKIDSSPPENEKLESENGVGPKAPKIHSIHTYVALYKFLPQEHNDLELHPGDRVLVIDDSNEEWWKGKCGDKVGFFPANFVQRVRPGERVWRVIQGNHGSREMGQMIVKESQICVGKSEEDSSGFLKVSSGKKRGLVPCDSLEEI, encoded by the exons CTGCAGCGCCTGAAGCGCTCCCTGTCGTTTAAGTCCGTCATGCGCAGCAAGAGCGTGGAGAACTTCTTCCAGAGGTCCAACAGCGATGCCCGGCTCCCTCCGGATTTCTTTACCGACCCCCCGCCTCCGTCGCCGCCGTTCCTTCCCGGCTCGCCCCTGACCGGCGGTGGCTCTCCTACTCCGTCCCCCTCCCTCAGTCCCAATCCCTCCCTGTCCTCCCAGTCGCCGTGTCAAAGTTCCTCACCTTCCACGGCAACCAAGCCCCCAGACCAGGCCCGTCCCCTGGCGACGCATTGCTTCCAGGAGCACGTGTTCCGGCGACCGACCTACTGCCAGCTGTGCAACAACATGATTGTCG GGAACTCCAAGCAAGGTCTGCGCTGCAAAGCCTGCAAGGTGGGCGCCCACCTGTGGTGCTCCTCAGAGCTGTCTCAGCAGCCCTGCAACGGGAAG tcCGGAGCATTCAAAAGGAACTTCAGCTCCCCGCTGCTTTCCAATGATCAGCTGCGTGCGGCCAAGGAGACCTCTGCCCCTCAAG AGCCTGGGAAGGGGCGCATGGACCCCGTGTACGCAACCCTGCGCTATGGGACCTCGCTGGCCCAGATGAGCCGCTCGAGCTTCGGCAGCGTGTCCGAGTCGCCTACCTGCAGCTTG GACGAGGGAGGGGAGGAGAAGGATGAAGGCCAGCCACCCCCAGAGGATGGGAGTTTCCTGGAGACAGCAGATAAGATTG ACTCCTCTCCGCCTGAAAATGAGAAGCTGGAATCGGAGAATGGAGTCGGTCCGAAG GCTCCCAAGATCCACTCCATCCACACTTACGTAGCCCTCTACAAGTTCCTGCCGCAGGAGCACAATGACCTGGAGCTGCA TCCTGGCGATCGAGTGCTGGTCATTGACGACTCCAACGAAGAATGGTGGAAG GGGAAGTGTGGAGATAAGGTGGGCTTCTTCCCTGCAAACTTCGTCCAGAGGGTCCGCCCTGGTGAACGGGTTTGGAGGGTCATCCAGGGCAACCATGGCAGCAGAGAGATGGGCCAAATGATCGTGAAAGAGTCCCAG ATCTGTGTGGGGAAAAGTGAGGAAGACAGCAGTGGATTCCTGAAGGTCAGCAGTGGGAAAAAGAGAGGCTTGGTCCCTTGCGACTCGCTGGAGGAAATATGA
- the LOC108941846 gene encoding SH3 and cysteine-rich domain-containing protein 2-like isoform X1, with translation MTEMLEKENEPQKRELERSPSTVSVQPVSKLQRLKRSLSFKSVMRSKSVENFFQRSNSDARLPPDFFTDPPPPSPPFLPGSPLTGGGSPTPSPSLSPNPSLSSQSPCQSSSPSTATKPPDQARPLATHCFQEHVFRRPTYCQLCNNMIVGNSKQGLRCKACKVGAHLWCSSELSQQPCNGKSGAFKRNFSSPLLSNDQLRAAKETSAPQAEPGKGRMDPVYATLRYGTSLAQMSRSSFGSVSESPTCSLDEGGEEKDEGQPPPEDGSFLETADKIDSSPPENEKLESENGVGPKAPKIHSIHTYVALYKFLPQEHNDLELHPGDRVLVIDDSNEEWWKGKCGDKVGFFPANFVQRVRPGERVWRVIQGNHGSREMGQMIVKESQICVGKSEEDSSGFLKVSSGKKRGLVPCDSLEEI, from the exons CTGCAGCGCCTGAAGCGCTCCCTGTCGTTTAAGTCCGTCATGCGCAGCAAGAGCGTGGAGAACTTCTTCCAGAGGTCCAACAGCGATGCCCGGCTCCCTCCGGATTTCTTTACCGACCCCCCGCCTCCGTCGCCGCCGTTCCTTCCCGGCTCGCCCCTGACCGGCGGTGGCTCTCCTACTCCGTCCCCCTCCCTCAGTCCCAATCCCTCCCTGTCCTCCCAGTCGCCGTGTCAAAGTTCCTCACCTTCCACGGCAACCAAGCCCCCAGACCAGGCCCGTCCCCTGGCGACGCATTGCTTCCAGGAGCACGTGTTCCGGCGACCGACCTACTGCCAGCTGTGCAACAACATGATTGTCG GGAACTCCAAGCAAGGTCTGCGCTGCAAAGCCTGCAAGGTGGGCGCCCACCTGTGGTGCTCCTCAGAGCTGTCTCAGCAGCCCTGCAACGGGAAG tcCGGAGCATTCAAAAGGAACTTCAGCTCCCCGCTGCTTTCCAATGATCAGCTGCGTGCGGCCAAGGAGACCTCTGCCCCTCAAG CAGAGCCTGGGAAGGGGCGCATGGACCCCGTGTACGCAACCCTGCGCTATGGGACCTCGCTGGCCCAGATGAGCCGCTCGAGCTTCGGCAGCGTGTCCGAGTCGCCTACCTGCAGCTTG GACGAGGGAGGGGAGGAGAAGGATGAAGGCCAGCCACCCCCAGAGGATGGGAGTTTCCTGGAGACAGCAGATAAGATTG ACTCCTCTCCGCCTGAAAATGAGAAGCTGGAATCGGAGAATGGAGTCGGTCCGAAG GCTCCCAAGATCCACTCCATCCACACTTACGTAGCCCTCTACAAGTTCCTGCCGCAGGAGCACAATGACCTGGAGCTGCA TCCTGGCGATCGAGTGCTGGTCATTGACGACTCCAACGAAGAATGGTGGAAG GGGAAGTGTGGAGATAAGGTGGGCTTCTTCCCTGCAAACTTCGTCCAGAGGGTCCGCCCTGGTGAACGGGTTTGGAGGGTCATCCAGGGCAACCATGGCAGCAGAGAGATGGGCCAAATGATCGTGAAAGAGTCCCAG ATCTGTGTGGGGAAAAGTGAGGAAGACAGCAGTGGATTCCTGAAGGTCAGCAGTGGGAAAAAGAGAGGCTTGGTCCCTTGCGACTCGCTGGAGGAAATATGA